Proteins from one Hoplias malabaricus isolate fHopMal1 chromosome 2, fHopMal1.hap1, whole genome shotgun sequence genomic window:
- the elavl2 gene encoding ELAV-like protein 2 isoform X3: METQLSNGPTCNNTSNGPAQMSNNCSSPVESTGLEDSKTNLIVNYLPQNMTQEELKSLFGSIGEIESCKLVRDKITGQSLGYGFVNYVDPKDAEKAINTLNGLRLQTKTIKVSYARPSSASIRDANLYVSGLPKTMMQKELEQLFSQYGRIITSRILVDQVTGVSRGVGFIRFDRRVEAEEAIKGLNGQKPPGATEPITVKFANNPSQKTSQALLSQLYQSPNRRYPGPLAQQAQRFRLDNLLNMAYGVKSRFSPMAIDGVSSLAGMSLPGHAGAGWCIFVYNLAPDADESILWQMFGPFGAVTNVKVIRDFNTNKCKGFGFVTMTNYDEAAMAIASLNGYRLGDRVLQVSFKTNKTHKA, from the exons ATGGAAACGCAGCTCTCGAACGGACCGACGTGCAACAACACGAGCAATGGGCCAGCGCAGATGTCGAACAACTGCAGCTCTCCTGTGGAGTCCACTGGCCTTGAGGACAGCAAAACCAACCTCATCGTCAACTACCTTCCCCAAAACATGACCCAGGAGGAGCTCAAGAGCCTGTTCGGCAGCATCGGGGAGATAGAGTCCTGCAAATTAGTACGAGACAAAATCACAG GGCAGAGCCTTGGTTATGGATTTGTGAACTATGTGGATCCTAAAGATGCAGAGAAAGCCATCAACACTCTCAATGGACTCAGACTCCAGACCAAAACAATCAAG GTGTCGTACGCTCGTCCCAGTTCAGCCTCCATCAGAGACGCTAATCTGTACGTGAGCGGTTTACCGAAGACCATGATGCAGAAGGAGCTGGAGCAGCTTTTCTCTCAGTACGGACGCATCATCACCTCCCGCATCCTCGTAGACCAGGTCACAG GTGTGTCCCGAGGGGTGGGTTTTATTCGTTTTGATCGGAGGGTTGAGGCAGAGGAGGCGATAAAGGGTCTGAacggacagaaacctcccggaGCCACAGAGCCCATCACCGTGAAGTTCGCCAACAACCCAAGTCAGAAAACAAGCCAAGCCCTACTCTCCCAGCTCTACCAGAGTCCCAACAGGAGATACCCCGGCCCCCTCGCCCAGCAGGCTCAAAGATTCAG GTTGGACAACCTGCTGAACATGGCGTATGGAGTTAAAAG TAGGTTTTCTCCGATGGCGATTGACGGGGTGAGTAGTTTGGCTGGGATGAGTCTGCCAGGGCACGCGGGCGCGGGGTGGTGTATTTTCGTCTACAACCTGGCCCCCGACGCAGACGAGAGCATCCTGTGGCAGATGTTCGGGCCGTTTGGCGCTGTGACGAACGTGAAGGTGATCCGAGACTTCAACACCAACAAGTGCAAGGGTTTTGGCTTCGTCACCATGACCAACTACGACGAGGCGGCAATGGCCATCGCCAGCCTGAACGGATACCGCCTCGGGGACAGGGTGCTGCAGGTCTCCTTCAAAACCAACAAGACGCACAAAGCCTAG
- the elavl2 gene encoding ELAV-like protein 2 isoform X1, translating to MAVRLCDVASLLRSGSWAAEPWTGQVIAAMETQLSNGPTCNNTSNGPAQMSNNCSSPVESTGLEDSKTNLIVNYLPQNMTQEELKSLFGSIGEIESCKLVRDKITGQSLGYGFVNYVDPKDAEKAINTLNGLRLQTKTIKVSYARPSSASIRDANLYVSGLPKTMMQKELEQLFSQYGRIITSRILVDQVTGVSRGVGFIRFDRRVEAEEAIKGLNGQKPPGATEPITVKFANNPSQKTSQALLSQLYQSPNRRYPGPLAQQAQRFRLDNLLNMAYGVKSRFSPMAIDGVSSLAGMSLPGHAGAGWCIFVYNLAPDADESILWQMFGPFGAVTNVKVIRDFNTNKCKGFGFVTMTNYDEAAMAIASLNGYRLGDRVLQVSFKTNKTHKA from the exons ATGGCAGTCAGGCTGTGTGATGTGGCTTCTCTACTTAGAAGTGGCTCGTGGGCGGCAGAGCCTTGGACTGGG CAGGTAATTGCTGCCATGGAAACGCAGCTCTCGAACGGACCGACGTGCAACAACACGAGCAATGGGCCAGCGCAGATGTCGAACAACTGCAGCTCTCCTGTGGAGTCCACTGGCCTTGAGGACAGCAAAACCAACCTCATCGTCAACTACCTTCCCCAAAACATGACCCAGGAGGAGCTCAAGAGCCTGTTCGGCAGCATCGGGGAGATAGAGTCCTGCAAATTAGTACGAGACAAAATCACAG GGCAGAGCCTTGGTTATGGATTTGTGAACTATGTGGATCCTAAAGATGCAGAGAAAGCCATCAACACTCTCAATGGACTCAGACTCCAGACCAAAACAATCAAG GTGTCGTACGCTCGTCCCAGTTCAGCCTCCATCAGAGACGCTAATCTGTACGTGAGCGGTTTACCGAAGACCATGATGCAGAAGGAGCTGGAGCAGCTTTTCTCTCAGTACGGACGCATCATCACCTCCCGCATCCTCGTAGACCAGGTCACAG GTGTGTCCCGAGGGGTGGGTTTTATTCGTTTTGATCGGAGGGTTGAGGCAGAGGAGGCGATAAAGGGTCTGAacggacagaaacctcccggaGCCACAGAGCCCATCACCGTGAAGTTCGCCAACAACCCAAGTCAGAAAACAAGCCAAGCCCTACTCTCCCAGCTCTACCAGAGTCCCAACAGGAGATACCCCGGCCCCCTCGCCCAGCAGGCTCAAAGATTCAG GTTGGACAACCTGCTGAACATGGCGTATGGAGTTAAAAG TAGGTTTTCTCCGATGGCGATTGACGGGGTGAGTAGTTTGGCTGGGATGAGTCTGCCAGGGCACGCGGGCGCGGGGTGGTGTATTTTCGTCTACAACCTGGCCCCCGACGCAGACGAGAGCATCCTGTGGCAGATGTTCGGGCCGTTTGGCGCTGTGACGAACGTGAAGGTGATCCGAGACTTCAACACCAACAAGTGCAAGGGTTTTGGCTTCGTCACCATGACCAACTACGACGAGGCGGCAATGGCCATCGCCAGCCTGAACGGATACCGCCTCGGGGACAGGGTGCTGCAGGTCTCCTTCAAAACCAACAAGACGCACAAAGCCTAG
- the elavl2 gene encoding ELAV-like protein 2 isoform X2: MAVRLCDVASLLRSGSWAAEPWTGVIAAMETQLSNGPTCNNTSNGPAQMSNNCSSPVESTGLEDSKTNLIVNYLPQNMTQEELKSLFGSIGEIESCKLVRDKITGQSLGYGFVNYVDPKDAEKAINTLNGLRLQTKTIKVSYARPSSASIRDANLYVSGLPKTMMQKELEQLFSQYGRIITSRILVDQVTGVSRGVGFIRFDRRVEAEEAIKGLNGQKPPGATEPITVKFANNPSQKTSQALLSQLYQSPNRRYPGPLAQQAQRFRLDNLLNMAYGVKSRFSPMAIDGVSSLAGMSLPGHAGAGWCIFVYNLAPDADESILWQMFGPFGAVTNVKVIRDFNTNKCKGFGFVTMTNYDEAAMAIASLNGYRLGDRVLQVSFKTNKTHKA; the protein is encoded by the exons ATGGCAGTCAGGCTGTGTGATGTGGCTTCTCTACTTAGAAGTGGCTCGTGGGCGGCAGAGCCTTGGACTGGG GTAATTGCTGCCATGGAAACGCAGCTCTCGAACGGACCGACGTGCAACAACACGAGCAATGGGCCAGCGCAGATGTCGAACAACTGCAGCTCTCCTGTGGAGTCCACTGGCCTTGAGGACAGCAAAACCAACCTCATCGTCAACTACCTTCCCCAAAACATGACCCAGGAGGAGCTCAAGAGCCTGTTCGGCAGCATCGGGGAGATAGAGTCCTGCAAATTAGTACGAGACAAAATCACAG GGCAGAGCCTTGGTTATGGATTTGTGAACTATGTGGATCCTAAAGATGCAGAGAAAGCCATCAACACTCTCAATGGACTCAGACTCCAGACCAAAACAATCAAG GTGTCGTACGCTCGTCCCAGTTCAGCCTCCATCAGAGACGCTAATCTGTACGTGAGCGGTTTACCGAAGACCATGATGCAGAAGGAGCTGGAGCAGCTTTTCTCTCAGTACGGACGCATCATCACCTCCCGCATCCTCGTAGACCAGGTCACAG GTGTGTCCCGAGGGGTGGGTTTTATTCGTTTTGATCGGAGGGTTGAGGCAGAGGAGGCGATAAAGGGTCTGAacggacagaaacctcccggaGCCACAGAGCCCATCACCGTGAAGTTCGCCAACAACCCAAGTCAGAAAACAAGCCAAGCCCTACTCTCCCAGCTCTACCAGAGTCCCAACAGGAGATACCCCGGCCCCCTCGCCCAGCAGGCTCAAAGATTCAG GTTGGACAACCTGCTGAACATGGCGTATGGAGTTAAAAG TAGGTTTTCTCCGATGGCGATTGACGGGGTGAGTAGTTTGGCTGGGATGAGTCTGCCAGGGCACGCGGGCGCGGGGTGGTGTATTTTCGTCTACAACCTGGCCCCCGACGCAGACGAGAGCATCCTGTGGCAGATGTTCGGGCCGTTTGGCGCTGTGACGAACGTGAAGGTGATCCGAGACTTCAACACCAACAAGTGCAAGGGTTTTGGCTTCGTCACCATGACCAACTACGACGAGGCGGCAATGGCCATCGCCAGCCTGAACGGATACCGCCTCGGGGACAGGGTGCTGCAGGTCTCCTTCAAAACCAACAAGACGCACAAAGCCTAG